A window of the Sporosarcina sp. FSL K6-2383 genome harbors these coding sequences:
- the mutY gene encoding A/G-specific adenine glycosylase: MQIIMKKDEFREALLSWYHREKRDLPWRHTSNPYYIWVSEVMLQQTRVDTVIPYYERFIDSFPTMEILAAAEENDLLKMWEGLGYYSRARNLQMGVREVVENYGGEVPDTRQEISTLKGVGPYTAGAVLSIAYGVPEHAVDGNVMRVMSRLLLIEEDIAIPRTKKIFETVVMDLIDQKDPSSFNQGLMELGATICTPKPKCLLCPVRDFCGAFYEGRQEELPVKTKKKTMKIIPVASFAIQNKQGEWLLRQRPAKGLLAGLWEFPMIERLDGMAPQEKVCQQLGVELENVVELLAFKHIFSHITWEMTSYKAQMKVTDSLPSGYMFFSAEEVEALPKPVPVLKIWEEIKSEE, from the coding sequence ATGCAAATAATAATGAAAAAAGACGAATTTCGCGAAGCGCTTCTTTCCTGGTATCATCGTGAAAAGAGGGATTTACCTTGGCGCCATACGTCAAACCCTTATTATATATGGGTTTCTGAGGTCATGCTACAACAAACGAGAGTCGATACAGTAATTCCTTATTATGAGCGATTTATCGACAGCTTTCCGACAATGGAAATACTTGCAGCGGCAGAGGAAAATGATTTGCTGAAAATGTGGGAAGGACTCGGCTATTACTCACGGGCAAGAAATTTGCAGATGGGTGTTCGTGAAGTGGTCGAAAATTATGGCGGTGAAGTGCCAGATACACGTCAAGAGATTTCAACGTTAAAAGGTGTCGGACCCTATACAGCTGGAGCTGTATTAAGCATTGCTTATGGCGTTCCAGAACATGCTGTCGATGGTAATGTCATGCGAGTGATGTCTCGACTTCTTTTAATTGAGGAGGATATTGCGATACCGCGCACGAAAAAGATTTTTGAAACGGTTGTGATGGATTTAATCGATCAAAAAGATCCTTCTTCATTCAATCAAGGGTTAATGGAGCTTGGCGCGACAATTTGTACGCCTAAACCAAAATGTTTACTCTGCCCAGTCCGGGATTTTTGTGGTGCATTTTATGAGGGAAGACAGGAGGAATTGCCTGTTAAGACGAAGAAAAAAACGATGAAAATAATCCCAGTTGCATCATTTGCGATACAGAATAAACAAGGAGAGTGGCTGTTAAGGCAAAGGCCTGCAAAAGGCTTGCTAGCAGGATTATGGGAATTTCCAATGATTGAACGATTGGATGGTATGGCACCACAAGAAAAAGTATGCCAACAACTTGGTGTTGAATTAGAAAATGTTGTTGAATTACTGGCGTTTAAACACATCTTTTCCCATATAACATGGGAGATGACAAGCTATAAGGCACAAATGAAAGTGACGGATTCACTCCCGTCGGGCTATATGTTTTTTTCAGCGGAGGAAGTAGAGGCGTTGCCGAAACCAGTGCCTGTGTTAAAAATATGGGAAGAAATTAAATCGGAGGAATAG
- a CDS encoding YfhH family protein, which translates to MENEKKYSQMSEHELRTEIGTIMEKARKAEQLGMVNEYAVYQRKAVMAQSYLIDPKTIVKDEIYRIDGDEGVFFHVDYLKGRFAWGYRLGGERAMEALPIAMLKTVKEGK; encoded by the coding sequence ATGGAGAATGAAAAAAAGTATAGCCAGATGTCAGAGCATGAATTACGCACAGAAATCGGTACGATCATGGAGAAGGCGCGAAAGGCTGAACAGCTTGGCATGGTTAACGAGTATGCGGTGTATCAACGTAAAGCAGTTATGGCACAATCGTATTTAATTGATCCGAAGACGATTGTGAAGGATGAAATTTATCGTATTGATGGTGATGAGGGTGTCTTTTTCCATGTCGATTATTTGAAAGGTCGCTTTGCTTGGGGCTATCGTTTAGGTGGCGAGCGTGCAATGGAGGCATTGCCAATTGCGATGTTGAAGACGGTTAAAGAAGGAAAATAA
- a CDS encoding ABC transporter ATP-binding protein yields MSERKVVLEVKDLQTTFFTDSGEIPAVDHIDFHVREGEVLGIVGESGCGKSVTSLSIMGLVPKPPGKIVGGEILFEGKDLLEMSERQMRHIRGNDIAMIFQEPMTSLNPLYTIGNQMIEAILIHEKGWGKKKAETRAIDMLKLVGLPRAEGIMKDYPHQLSGGMRQRVMIAMALVCDPKVLIADEPTTALDVTIQAQILKLMRELNTRLNTAVLLITHDLGVVAETCERVIVMYAGQIIEEAPAKQIFDDPQHPYTKGLIQSVPDMRYKKDRLYSIPGSVPKPGSIRQGCRFAARCEFAFDRCQKENPELYKTSDGHETRCFLYAGEGVGMNDDKALIES; encoded by the coding sequence ATGAGTGAGAGGAAAGTAGTCCTCGAAGTGAAAGATTTACAGACGACCTTTTTTACTGATTCGGGAGAAATACCGGCTGTAGATCATATCGACTTTCACGTGAGAGAAGGGGAAGTACTAGGTATAGTCGGAGAATCTGGCTGCGGTAAAAGTGTTACGTCTCTTTCTATTATGGGACTTGTCCCAAAGCCGCCAGGTAAAATTGTTGGTGGGGAGATTCTTTTTGAGGGCAAGGATTTACTGGAGATGTCGGAAAGGCAGATGAGACATATTCGTGGCAATGATATTGCTATGATATTCCAAGAGCCGATGACGTCATTAAATCCATTGTACACAATAGGAAATCAAATGATCGAGGCTATTTTGATTCATGAAAAGGGCTGGGGTAAAAAGAAGGCAGAAACTCGAGCAATTGACATGTTGAAGCTTGTCGGATTACCTCGTGCAGAGGGGATTATGAAAGACTATCCTCACCAATTGTCAGGCGGTATGCGGCAAAGGGTGATGATTGCAATGGCACTCGTCTGTGATCCGAAGGTACTGATAGCGGATGAACCGACGACTGCACTTGATGTAACGATTCAAGCACAAATTTTAAAGCTGATGAGGGAACTGAATACGAGATTGAATACAGCTGTACTTCTTATCACACATGATTTGGGCGTTGTGGCAGAGACGTGTGAGCGTGTTATCGTGATGTACGCTGGGCAAATTATTGAAGAAGCACCTGCTAAGCAGATCTTCGATGATCCGCAGCACCCATATACAAAAGGACTTATTCAATCAGTTCCAGATATGCGCTATAAAAAGGATCGACTTTATTCCATTCCAGGAAGTGTTCCTAAACCGGGTTCAATTCGACAGGGATGTCGATTTGCGGCGAGATGCGAATTTGCATTTGATCGTTGTCAGAAAGAGAATCCAGAGCTATATAAGACGTCGGATGGGCACGAGACGCGATGCTTCTTATACGCTGGAGAAGGGGTGGGAATGAATGACGACAAAGCCCTTATTGAAAGTTGA
- a CDS encoding gamma-type small acid-soluble spore protein produces MTNNNNPGQTNANKVKKQNQLSQQNQSFTPMAEEFGSETDVNEVRQQNQQSEAKKKNASGPRANRFENGTK; encoded by the coding sequence ATGACAAACAATAACAACCCTGGCCAAACGAATGCGAACAAAGTGAAGAAGCAAAATCAGCTATCACAACAAAATCAATCATTTACACCGATGGCTGAAGAGTTTGGTTCTGAAACAGATGTGAACGAGGTTCGTCAACAAAACCAGCAATCTGAAGCAAAGAAGAAAAATGCTTCCGGTCCGCGCGCGAATCGATTCGAAAACGGCACTAAATAA
- a CDS encoding dipeptide ABC transporter ATP-binding protein — translation MTTKPLLKVEGLKKYFPIKKGLLGKTVGHVKAVDDVSFYVNEGETLGIVGESGCGKSTTGRMLMRLLEPTEGTVEFDGKDLTSLSADEMRKTRREIQMVFQDPYASLNPRHTIEKILEEPLIVHGISNSKERRKKVHEFLEIVGLSAYHAKRYPHQFSGGQRQRIGIARALMTNPKLIIADEPVSALDVSIQAQVLNLMQDLQKDFKLTYIFIAHDLGVVRHISDRVGVMYLGKMVEIAESEQLYMEALHPYTQALLSAVPVPDPDFEKEQVILEGDIPNPANPPSGCTFHTRCPFKMDVCTQVVPQLVEHSSGHSVACHLYSEHSGNDIKQKQMEGSV, via the coding sequence ATGACGACAAAGCCCTTATTGAAAGTTGAAGGCTTAAAAAAGTATTTCCCCATTAAAAAAGGCCTACTTGGTAAAACAGTTGGGCATGTCAAAGCAGTAGATGATGTATCGTTTTATGTCAATGAAGGTGAAACACTCGGAATCGTTGGAGAATCAGGCTGTGGTAAATCAACGACAGGTCGGATGCTCATGCGACTACTGGAACCGACTGAGGGGACAGTGGAGTTTGATGGTAAAGATTTAACATCTTTATCGGCAGATGAAATGCGCAAGACGAGACGTGAAATACAAATGGTATTCCAAGATCCTTATGCATCACTAAATCCGCGTCATACGATTGAGAAAATCTTGGAAGAGCCGCTGATTGTTCACGGGATAAGTAATTCGAAAGAGCGCAGAAAGAAAGTACATGAATTTCTGGAAATTGTAGGATTAAGTGCTTACCATGCAAAGCGATATCCGCATCAATTTAGTGGAGGACAAAGGCAACGTATCGGCATTGCTCGAGCGTTAATGACGAATCCCAAATTAATCATTGCGGATGAACCCGTTTCGGCATTGGACGTTTCTATCCAAGCACAGGTGTTAAATCTGATGCAGGATTTGCAAAAAGATTTTAAGCTTACTTATATTTTTATCGCACATGATTTAGGCGTTGTCCGTCATATAAGCGATCGTGTCGGTGTTATGTATTTGGGGAAAATGGTGGAAATTGCGGAAAGTGAGCAATTGTATATGGAAGCGCTTCATCCTTATACGCAAGCGCTATTATCCGCTGTACCTGTGCCAGATCCTGACTTCGAAAAAGAGCAGGTTATTCTTGAAGGGGATATTCCCAATCCGGCAAATCCACCATCAGGGTGTACATTCCATACGCGTTGTCCATTTAAAATGGATGTCTGTACGCAAGTTGTACCACAATTAGTTGAACATTCTTCGGGTCATTCTGTCGCTTGTCACCTTTATAGTGAACATAGCGGCAATGATATAAAACAGAAACAGATGGAGGGGTCAGTATGA
- a CDS encoding polysaccharide deacetylase family protein: MIKQHGPGIILAAFIVVAGFVLNPFSTKAEEFHWGFKKATDGIPPSAGAALDSMLEKYGAIYKGKPDEKIVYLTFDNGYENGYTESILDTLKKEEAPATFFLTGHYLKSATPLVKRMIEEGHGIGNHTYGHPNLTTLSGQGMEEDWKKFDKLLNELTGIKRTVYTRPPAGVFNDNVLAKGNELGYRHIFWSVAFIDWYADKPRGRDFAYNELMTQLHPGAVILMHTVSPDNAQALPDFIRDAKKAGYAFHSLDDLVLEYENIHSILR; this comes from the coding sequence ATGATTAAACAGCATGGCCCTGGAATTATACTGGCAGCTTTCATAGTAGTAGCCGGATTTGTATTGAATCCTTTTTCTACGAAAGCAGAAGAATTTCATTGGGGATTTAAAAAGGCGACAGATGGCATTCCACCCAGCGCTGGCGCCGCACTCGATTCAATGCTCGAAAAATATGGTGCTATTTACAAAGGAAAGCCTGATGAAAAAATTGTCTATTTAACCTTTGATAACGGCTACGAAAATGGCTATACAGAAAGTATTTTAGATACACTGAAAAAGGAAGAGGCTCCCGCAACCTTTTTTCTCACGGGACATTATTTAAAAAGTGCCACACCACTTGTCAAACGAATGATTGAGGAAGGTCATGGCATTGGGAATCATACTTATGGTCACCCAAACCTAACTACACTATCTGGGCAAGGGATGGAAGAAGATTGGAAGAAATTCGATAAATTATTGAATGAACTAACTGGAATAAAACGGACAGTATATACGCGGCCGCCTGCTGGTGTATTTAATGACAATGTACTTGCCAAAGGAAATGAGCTTGGCTACCGCCATATTTTCTGGTCGGTCGCTTTTATCGACTGGTATGCAGACAAGCCGAGGGGACGTGATTTTGCATACAATGAATTGATGACCCAGCTCCATCCGGGCGCCGTCATTTTAATGCATACTGTTTCTCCTGATAATGCGCAAGCATTGCCTGACTTTATCCGCGACGCTAAAAAGGCTGGCTACGCCTTCCATTCACTCGATGATCTTGTGCTGGAATATGAAAACATTCACTCGATTTTAAGATAA
- a CDS encoding metal-dependent hydrolase: MDTGTHIVMGIALGGLALADPVVSTDTATMSAVVAGVIVGSLIPDVDTVLKLRNNAVYIRNHRGITHSIPAVLLWPLIITILLSLVVPEASFIHLWAWTFLAVFLHVFVDIFNSYGTQALRPFSNKWVAIGVINTFDPIIFALHGIALIIWGLGANPVYTILTTYVVIFFYYLLRFAIKSAVKKAVQNTVPDAKDIIIAPTMRFFQWRIAASSEECHYVGRAYGRSVNIYDRFERVAMPKSPEVDVAMSDKNIEAFTSFSPIYRWSVTSIGDLCEVRLIDLRYRSKGYYPFVAVAHVDKNLNIVNSYTGWIFSEDKLQKKLNFAPNS; encoded by the coding sequence TTGGATACCGGAACACATATTGTCATGGGCATAGCTCTTGGCGGTCTAGCTTTGGCGGATCCTGTCGTTTCAACCGATACTGCTACGATGAGTGCCGTCGTTGCTGGCGTCATCGTCGGATCACTTATACCAGATGTCGATACCGTCTTGAAATTAAGAAATAACGCGGTCTATATTCGCAATCATCGTGGGATTACACACTCTATCCCGGCTGTATTGTTATGGCCGCTTATCATCACTATACTGTTATCCCTTGTAGTACCTGAAGCTAGCTTCATCCACTTATGGGCTTGGACGTTTCTTGCCGTTTTCTTGCATGTTTTCGTTGATATTTTTAATTCATACGGAACACAGGCATTGCGACCCTTCTCAAACAAATGGGTTGCTATCGGGGTCATCAATACATTTGATCCCATCATTTTCGCTTTACACGGTATTGCCCTTATCATTTGGGGACTAGGAGCTAATCCTGTCTATACCATTTTGACGACCTACGTAGTTATTTTCTTTTATTATTTGCTGCGCTTTGCTATTAAATCCGCAGTGAAAAAAGCTGTTCAAAATACTGTACCCGATGCGAAAGATATTATTATTGCCCCTACGATGCGATTTTTCCAATGGCGAATCGCCGCGTCCTCAGAGGAATGTCATTATGTTGGACGAGCTTACGGCCGGTCCGTTAATATCTATGACCGTTTTGAACGAGTAGCTATGCCAAAGTCGCCTGAAGTCGACGTAGCTATGAGTGACAAAAATATCGAGGCATTCACATCGTTCTCTCCGATTTATCGTTGGTCAGTCACAAGTATTGGTGACTTATGTGAAGTTCGCCTTATAGATTTGCGCTACCGCAGCAAAGGCTATTATCCATTTGTCGCAGTTGCACATGTCGATAAAAATCTCAACATCGTTAACTCCTATACGGGTTGGATTTTCTCAGAGGACAAACTACAAAAAAAGTTGAATTTTGCACCGAATTCTTAA
- a CDS encoding DUF402 domain-containing protein gives MAIATEGETIQVHSYKHNGSIHRVWQETVVLKGTRNIVIGANERTLVTEADGRTWLTREPSICYFHAEHWFNIICMLREDGVYYYVNMSSPFIYDNKSLKYIDYDLDVKVFPDMSYMILDEDEYADHKKKMEYPEIIDQIMQKNLTTLLGWIKQRRGPFAPDFIDVWTSRYAFYKQIKNSK, from the coding sequence ATGGCGATTGCTACAGAAGGAGAAACGATACAAGTACATAGTTACAAACATAACGGTAGCATTCATCGTGTTTGGCAAGAGACAGTTGTATTAAAAGGAACACGGAATATTGTCATAGGGGCAAATGAACGGACGCTTGTTACAGAGGCGGACGGTCGCACTTGGTTGACGCGCGAACCTTCAATTTGTTACTTCCATGCGGAACATTGGTTCAATATTATTTGTATGCTAAGAGAAGATGGGGTTTATTATTATGTCAATATGAGTTCGCCGTTCATCTACGATAACAAATCATTGAAGTATATTGATTATGACCTTGATGTGAAAGTGTTCCCTGACATGAGCTATATGATTCTCGATGAAGACGAATATGCCGATCATAAGAAAAAGATGGAATATCCTGAAATCATCGATCAGATTATGCAAAAGAATTTAACGACGTTGCTAGGCTGGATTAAGCAGCGCAGAGGACCGTTCGCTCCGGATTTCATCGATGTTTGGACATCACGGTATGCATTTTACAAACAGATTAAGAACAGTAAATGA
- a CDS encoding ABC transporter ATP-binding protein codes for MGESIKRYMKFVKPYNWLILFTIILGVIKFAIPLFMPLLIKIIIDDIIDSDILSKAEMTQQLFYWLGGTALLFFIVRPPVEYYRQYFAQYVSNKILYDIRQVLYGHLQKLSLNYYSNTRAGEVISRVINDVEQTKNFVMIGLMNVWLDLATILIAIAIMLTLDIPLTIVTLLAFPFYAYSVKHFFGKLRELTRKRSQALANVQSYLHERVSGVSVIKSFALEDKEQKNFDEVNGQFLDKAIDHTKWNAKAFAVVNTITDVAPLLVLAYAGYQVINGSLSLGTMVAFIAYIDRLYSPLRRLVNSSTSLTQSFASMDRVFDLMEEKYDITDKENAIELPAMSGKIEFDKVCFSYEQDGQVVLNNIDFTVNPGETVAFVGMSGGGKSTVISLIPRFYDVTGGAVRIDGHDLRDVTVKSLRDQIGIVLQDSILFSDSVKSNILMGNPDASDEEVIIAAKAANAHDFIESLPLGYDTKVGERGVKLSGGQKQRIAIARVFLKNPPLLVLDEATSALDLESEALIQESLERLASDRTTLVVAHRLSTITHADKILVIDAGELKEMGTHEELMVNKGIYYGLFQVQMLDK; via the coding sequence ATGGGTGAAAGCATTAAGCGATATATGAAGTTCGTCAAGCCATACAATTGGCTCATTCTTTTTACGATTATACTTGGCGTTATTAAGTTCGCAATTCCGCTATTTATGCCCTTATTAATTAAAATTATTATTGACGATATAATTGATTCAGATATATTATCGAAGGCGGAAATGACGCAACAGCTCTTTTATTGGCTTGGTGGGACAGCATTATTATTCTTCATCGTCCGGCCGCCGGTTGAATATTATCGGCAATATTTTGCACAGTATGTCAGCAACAAAATTTTGTACGATATTCGTCAGGTATTATATGGGCATTTGCAAAAGCTGAGCTTGAACTATTACTCCAATACGCGGGCAGGGGAAGTTATTTCCCGGGTCATCAATGATGTAGAGCAGACAAAAAACTTTGTCATGATTGGACTGATGAATGTTTGGCTCGATTTAGCGACCATTCTCATCGCAATTGCAATTATGTTAACGTTGGATATTCCGCTAACGATTGTCACACTTCTAGCATTTCCGTTCTACGCCTACAGTGTGAAGCATTTTTTCGGCAAGCTACGCGAACTGACAAGAAAACGATCTCAAGCCTTAGCGAATGTGCAAAGTTATTTGCATGAACGCGTTTCAGGCGTCAGTGTTATAAAAAGTTTTGCATTAGAGGATAAGGAACAAAAGAATTTCGATGAGGTAAACGGTCAGTTTCTTGATAAGGCTATTGATCATACGAAATGGAATGCGAAAGCCTTTGCTGTCGTCAATACCATTACGGATGTCGCCCCTTTACTTGTGCTTGCCTATGCAGGTTATCAAGTCATAAATGGATCCTTATCGCTCGGAACGATGGTGGCATTCATTGCTTATATCGATAGACTGTATAGCCCGCTTCGTAGGCTTGTCAATTCATCGACATCGTTGACCCAATCATTCGCTTCGATGGACCGCGTATTTGATTTGATGGAAGAGAAATATGACATTACTGATAAAGAAAACGCGATTGAGCTGCCTGCAATGAGTGGAAAAATCGAGTTCGACAAAGTTTGTTTTTCTTATGAGCAGGATGGACAAGTTGTGTTGAATAATATTGACTTCACTGTGAATCCTGGAGAAACAGTAGCGTTTGTAGGGATGAGTGGCGGCGGAAAGTCGACCGTTATCAGTTTAATTCCACGTTTTTATGATGTCACGGGTGGAGCAGTTCGAATAGATGGCCATGATCTACGTGATGTGACCGTGAAATCACTGCGCGATCAGATAGGTATCGTGCTACAGGACAGTATTCTGTTCAGTGATTCTGTAAAAAGTAATATATTGATGGGGAATCCCGATGCATCAGATGAGGAAGTCATTATAGCTGCAAAAGCGGCGAATGCGCATGACTTCATCGAATCGTTACCTCTTGGTTATGACACAAAAGTCGGAGAGCGCGGCGTGAAATTATCAGGTGGGCAAAAACAACGCATTGCCATTGCCCGTGTCTTTTTGAAAAATCCACCACTACTCGTGTTGGATGAAGCAACATCAGCACTCGACCTCGAAAGCGAAGCACTTATTCAAGAGTCGCTAGAAAGGTTGGCAAGTGATCGAACAACACTTGTCGTAGCCCATCGTTTGTCGACCATTACACATGCCGATAAGATTTTAGTCATTGATGCAGGTGAGCTGAAGGAAATGGGTACACACGAGGAATTAATGGTTAACAAAGGGATTTACTACGGATTGTTCCAAGTACAGATGCTTGATAAATAA
- a CDS encoding TIGR01777 family oxidoreductase yields MKIVIAGGSGFIGQKLTTFLLNEGHDIIILSRKEKKGTNNISYVQWLQEGATPEIAIGSADAFVNLAGVSINAGRWNAEHRRQIHDSRMIATDELLRIISTLPIKPSVLVNASAIGIYPASEEIIYTEDATTIANDFLAQTVADWEKKATLVEAEGIRSVFMRFGVVLGKGGGALPPMVLPYRLFAGGKVGSGKQWLSWIHVDDVVRAIAFSITNKNVQGPVNTASPFPQRMDDFGKTIGSVLHRPHWFPVPGFVMKLVLGKKSALVLEGQHVLPKKLLDNGFEFKFPKLEAALRNILKENV; encoded by the coding sequence ATGAAGATTGTTATTGCAGGTGGTTCTGGCTTTATCGGTCAAAAGTTGACGACTTTCCTTTTGAATGAAGGGCATGACATTATTATTTTATCGAGGAAAGAGAAAAAAGGAACCAACAACATCAGCTACGTACAATGGCTCCAAGAGGGGGCTACACCAGAAATAGCAATTGGCTCAGCAGATGCCTTTGTCAACCTTGCAGGTGTATCCATCAATGCAGGACGTTGGAATGCTGAACACCGACGCCAAATTCACGACAGTCGCATGATTGCTACAGACGAGTTATTGCGGATCATCTCTACTTTACCAATTAAACCTTCCGTCCTCGTCAACGCAAGTGCAATCGGTATCTATCCAGCTTCAGAAGAAATCATTTATACAGAAGATGCCACCACCATTGCAAACGATTTCCTCGCACAAACTGTGGCGGATTGGGAAAAGAAAGCTACATTAGTAGAAGCTGAAGGAATCCGGTCTGTTTTCATGCGTTTCGGTGTCGTTCTCGGTAAAGGTGGCGGCGCACTACCACCTATGGTGTTGCCCTACAGACTATTTGCAGGCGGTAAAGTCGGATCTGGTAAACAGTGGCTATCCTGGATCCATGTAGATGATGTTGTGCGTGCAATCGCCTTCTCCATTACGAACAAAAACGTACAAGGACCAGTTAATACGGCTTCGCCGTTCCCACAGCGAATGGATGATTTCGGCAAAACAATTGGATCCGTTTTACACCGTCCACATTGGTTTCCCGTTCCTGGATTTGTCATGAAGCTAGTGCTCGGCAAGAAAAGCGCACTTGTTTTAGAAGGGCAACATGTCTTACCTAAAAAATTACTCGATAATGGATTTGAATTCAAATTCCCTAAGCTCGAGGCTGCATTACGGAATATCCTAAAAGAAAACGTATAA
- the recX gene encoding recombination regulator RecX, with the protein MPVITKITQQKKDHERYNIFLDEKYAYSVHESVLVKFGLTKGMVLEDWSIDDMVYEDEIRKAFNRALHYLGFKMRSEFEVKKKLLDLEYGEAIVREAIVKLKELGFLNDEAYSEALLQTQKNSSSKGPRAIQQEMHKKGIGKELQEKVLDSYSEDEQLQIATKLAEKAAKANRSVAPIQLKQKIQNALLSKGYSFDIINQALNNIDFERGDDEWAEITESVGEKAWRRHQSKFKGRDLHNRVKQAMYQKGIPFDKIDAFIDKKENEEDGE; encoded by the coding sequence ATGCCTGTCATTACGAAGATAACACAACAGAAAAAAGATCACGAACGATACAATATTTTCCTCGACGAAAAATACGCCTATAGTGTCCACGAATCGGTGCTTGTAAAATTTGGGTTGACCAAAGGAATGGTGCTGGAAGACTGGTCCATAGATGATATGGTGTATGAGGATGAAATACGTAAAGCATTTAACCGAGCTCTTCATTATCTAGGCTTCAAAATGCGTAGTGAGTTTGAAGTGAAGAAAAAGTTGTTGGATCTTGAGTATGGAGAAGCGATTGTTCGGGAAGCGATTGTGAAATTGAAGGAACTGGGTTTCTTGAATGATGAAGCCTATTCAGAAGCTCTTTTGCAAACGCAAAAAAATTCATCGAGTAAAGGTCCGAGGGCTATTCAACAGGAGATGCATAAGAAAGGTATTGGGAAGGAGTTGCAAGAAAAAGTACTGGATTCTTATTCAGAAGATGAACAGTTACAAATTGCAACGAAGCTGGCGGAAAAGGCGGCGAAGGCTAACCGTTCTGTGGCTCCCATACAATTGAAACAAAAAATACAAAATGCCTTGTTAAGTAAAGGCTACTCATTTGATATTATTAACCAAGCGCTTAATAATATAGACTTCGAGCGGGGAGACGACGAATGGGCAGAGATTACGGAGTCGGTCGGAGAAAAAGCATGGCGGCGCCATCAATCAAAGTTCAAAGGGCGCGATCTACATAACCGTGTGAAGCAAGCGATGTATCAAAAAGGAATCCCGTTTGATAAAATTGATGCGTTTATTGATAAAAAGGAGAATGAAGAAGATGGAGAATGA
- the fabL gene encoding enoyl-[acyl-carrier-protein] reductase FabL encodes MTTQKVAMVTGSSRGLGKALAIELARQGYDIVVNYARSRSAAEETVKEIEALGRKAIMIRANVGDVAKLRIMFEQVKEEFGRLDVFISNAASGVLRPVMELEESHWDWTMNINAKAMLFGAQEAAKLMDKGGKIIGVSSLGSIRYLENYTTVGVSKAAIESITRYLAVELAPLGIAVNTVSGGALDTEALKHFPNREEMLEDARKNTPAGRMVEVEDMVKTAMFLISDGADMIRGQTIIVDGGRSILL; translated from the coding sequence ATGACAACTCAAAAAGTAGCAATGGTAACAGGAAGTTCTAGAGGATTAGGTAAGGCGTTGGCGATTGAGCTAGCGAGGCAAGGGTATGACATCGTTGTGAATTATGCACGCAGTCGCTCGGCGGCAGAGGAAACAGTTAAAGAAATCGAAGCATTAGGTAGAAAAGCAATTATGATCCGTGCTAATGTCGGAGATGTTGCTAAGTTACGCATCATGTTTGAACAAGTGAAAGAGGAGTTCGGACGTTTAGATGTGTTTATATCGAATGCGGCATCTGGCGTATTGCGCCCTGTGATGGAGCTCGAGGAATCACACTGGGATTGGACGATGAATATTAACGCAAAAGCGATGTTGTTCGGTGCACAGGAAGCAGCTAAGCTAATGGATAAAGGCGGCAAAATTATCGGCGTTAGTTCACTAGGCTCCATTCGCTACCTTGAAAATTATACGACAGTAGGCGTTTCGAAAGCGGCAATCGAATCCATTACACGTTATCTTGCGGTTGAACTTGCACCTTTAGGTATTGCTGTGAATACGGTGTCTGGGGGAGCGCTTGATACAGAAGCATTGAAGCATTTTCCAAATCGTGAGGAAATGTTAGAAGATGCACGTAAAAACACGCCGGCAGGTCGCATGGTTGAAGTCGAGGATATGGTGAAAACAGCAATGTTCCTTATTTCAGATGGAGCGGATATGATTCGTGGACAGACAATTATCGTCGATGGTGGTCGCTCTATTTTATTGTAA